A window of Phaseolus vulgaris cultivar G19833 chromosome 4, P. vulgaris v2.0, whole genome shotgun sequence genomic DNA:
AGAAAACGAAAACAGAATacgaaaacaaaataaaattttgcatAAATCCAAAATCAAACATCAACTTCCATCGAAGCGAACATTATATCATCGCCTAGTATGCAATTATTGAACCCTTCTAATTTTTCAAGGCTTATTGGCTTCAACATGCTTGAAACCACCAATGACACCACCAATTCCACCTATAACACCTCCAATTCCAATTCCTTTGTAAATGCCTCCACCAATGCCACCAACTATACCACCACCACCTAAACCATTACCACCAATTCCAACACCTAGACCACTACCACCACCTAAACCACTCCCACCACCACCATCTCCTCCAAATCCACCCCCTAAaccaccaccacctccaccTCCTCCGCCATATCCTCCTCCTAAACCACCACTTCCTCCACCCAAACCACCACCGGACCCTCCATCTATGCATGATTCAGGCTTCTTCACCTCTTCCTTTGATTTTTTCTGCAAGTTCCTAGCATCAACATTCTGGAACATTAATCCCAGCACCAAAATAACAACCCAAATGAACTTCCTCTCCATCACCatcttataatattttactGCTACACACTTCACTGATCACACCACCTATGTATGCATGGATTTATATAGTTCTTGCTTGCATGTGAACGAATGATAATGTTCATGTAAAAGAAGAGGAATAGAATTTAATGTGCAGTTGGAGATGTTTATTGCAACCTCACAAGTTACCTTCCCTCAAAGTAATAGACCAGCTCTACCACATGACAGTAACGTGAACTTCCATTTCGCATTCATGATTCGCACACTTATATTTTCTCTCCATCCACCATTTATATGTATAAACCATAATCATCATCAATTCTCAATTAATTTCATAACATACCAAAACAATAATATGCTACACTTGAAGTGACCAGCTTAATAAATCAAAGGTGAGTTCATGTGATTTTatgatatcaattttttttttctagaatgcAAAGCTTAGAGATAGGATTTTTTTGTCATATTCTTCGTtcgtttttgaaaaaaaaaaacatctgtATTAATActccaaaataatttttttatcagttaaaaaaatataaatcactTCGTGTAACTcttttatataacaaaaaaaaaaacaccaacaactcttttaaaaaaaaactctgaaaatttaTCAAAAGCTGTAACTCAAAACCAATAGACacattaaaaaaagaataacaCCACAAAATCAACCTATTCAAAATTATCAAAGGTTGTTGATTATAAACAAACAAGTTAGCGAATCAAGACATcaatcagaaaaagaaaaacatgtaAAAACAAATTTCGTTGTAAATAAAGACTAAACCtttagttgaaaaaaaaattcaaaatatcaaTAACTCCACCTTTAAATATGTGTTTATTCATACGTCTCCAAATCTCATTAATAACTGCAATCCATATACTTCTCTTAACaagatttataaaaattaaggtGTTCAGTAGATCATATGCACCAAAAtagtattttcaatttttttgctgattaaaaattatataaaagtaaATGAAAGTTTGATGCTTTTTTCTGTGATAATCAGAGGTACAGTGCTCTATCTCTTCATTAATTTTAACcaaattgttttcttttcaaGCAAATATTTGAGTTGGATTGCAAGGGTTTGATCAGTTGAGATatataaattaactttaaaCAATGAAATATAGTTCTCTAATTGTTTAATATATTGCACATTCAGACTTAAACTTTTAGACTATTTTAATAAGTGTCAATTGGCATGTTAATAATTTTTGGTTTAGTGAATGATAATGAATTCACTTAAAGAAGAAAGTTGAGCAGAGATGAAGAACAGAGTTGTTTGTTGGTGGTTATGCAGTCATAAATTGTACAGTGAGTAGTGCAGAGGCCTATTCTGACAAGCTGATACAGTGAGCTCAATATTGTGTAACACTGTTGCAGTATGTTGGAATTATTTTGTCGGAATGGTGGCACACTACCATCCAATATTTCTTCGTGGTAGACGGTGATGGGGTACTCAATATGGACCATGTAGATTAATCTCAGATATTTTCATAATTATGTTATTATGATTAATAGTATATACTGTGAAACATTACTAATCATTTTAACTGAGTCTGTTAGGTAATTCTTTCATTTACCTTGTTCAAACTCAGAATACTTAAAAACTTGAATTCAGTATTACTTGCTTGAAAAACAAAGattttcttaattatatatatagagaggAAGAagccactacaagaaaaaaaaaaacatgaaataaaaaccaatttttagataccaaaataattagttgcaatagtaactaaattagataccattttagaaactaaaacaaaaatttgtttctaaattagtttctattattgttaaatagtttctaaatgggtatctaattagcaaccaaggttttagata
This region includes:
- the LOC137838910 gene encoding cold shock protein 2-like, which translates into the protein MVMERKFIWVVILVLGLMFQNVDARNLQKKSKEEVKKPESCIDGGSGGGLGGGSGGLGGGYGGGGGGGGGLGGGFGGDGGGGSGLGGGSGLGVGIGGNGLGGGGIVGGIGGGIYKGIGIGGVIGGIGGVIGGFKHVEANKP